The sequence below is a genomic window from Cicer arietinum cultivar CDC Frontier isolate Library 1 chromosome 6, Cicar.CDCFrontier_v2.0, whole genome shotgun sequence.
gtcatttaatcTCTTTACATTGTACCACATACAATTAATAAACATTTCAATTATCAGATACATAACCTTTTATGTCATTCTATCTTTTACTATTTAATAAGCatctcaaattaaaattttaattctctTTTCAATATATCCAAGTCTAAATTATATATTGTCACAAGCTAACAAAATATGATCATAATTTATCGTAATCAAATATGGATCCAAACATGTAAATCATCTACTTCTTAACAAATAagaattcatttcatttttattaaagaaaccATTTCTTCATAGTTATATTATAACTAATACATGCATCATGAATTCTATTTGTCAATTcaagtttcatatttaaaaatgttCTATGGTAAATTCAAGTAAGTATCacaatagaaaataaacaatgaataaaatcattaagGTTTTCTATTAGTTTCTTCCATGAACATTTGTCAacttacaataatttaaaatagatctAAATCATTTTCAATATCAAGGCAAGcaataaacaattattttcatACTATCATGCACATATACTATGAGATCATccattgtaaataaaaataaaacttgcaTGAACCAATTAAAGTCCCACTTGATATTTATGAAAGGTACTTACACtacttttataataaactagTACACAAGCATGTTTCATAAGTCAAACATATGAATGCTAATAAAATCACATACTTGTTAGTATCAAAACATGATCTCGTTGTAGTATTACAATTATGAGTATTCCATAAAATTATAGAAACTTAAAAccatataaattttatgatctcCGACTATAGTAATTAACATCTACGCTAATTTTGTTTCCAAAATTAAAaggttcaaaataatttttataacatattgtcatttcaatttttgtgtttctttttttcaacaatttcaaaatatcaaCCAAGAGTCAAACCCATACAATGCCACTAATAAAAATCAagacaaattgattttcaaaatccaaacaaacaaTATTCATCCAtgtataaaccaaaataaaattatcatcaatTACATATGCTAGCAAGTCTGCAACAAGATATGCAATCTAGACGAATATACTACATTTAacttaatatatgaatatagaACATagcatatattaatataaatggaTTATGTACCTTTCTTCGTAGTCATAAATATGTGATTGTTCATCTTCTTTAAACAAGTATccattgtttaaaaataaattaaaatcaaagtCAAACTTAAagattgttgaattttttattggGGGTATATTGCAAATCTTAAACaagaagaagataaaattaatgatgatgaaggttgtataaataaattccaaagtgtgtgtatcacactaaactttaggttcgattcacccccaccaatctatatatattggattcAAACGGGTTAACCGGCAAATCCTCTTCAATATACTTTTgaatccttgaagtgaattgcacattcacatcaagtTTATCAATCAATGATAGTTTATAGAATAAAGTTAATTCATTTACTCTTGTGTACTAGATAAAAGAATAAATgactcaaaaatatttttgacataattttCACTCATGTAACATGAACTTTGTCTTGTCCTTTCTGCCTctaaaatatctctatttatagagaaactcataccaattggtgaaagacaacaattcttaaaaaaaattataagatatgATAACTTAACAAATGTATTAGTTCGATGACTAATAGATGCATTAAATCTAAGCACTGCAATCATTTGATGTACATTacgttatttaattttattacattaatataactattagaaaattttaaatatattttacaaattatcCTCACATGATCTGATCTTgtattgttctttttttttttttaaatgtgaacTCATGTTGTTGCAAACATTATGGCAATATTGCAATTGTATCACCGTGATGTGACGTCCCATAATTTAAAATCCTATTCACACTAAGAAAGTCATATCCTCCAAAatcatatatgtatattttaatcttttgggtttcatcaaatatttctttgcaattttttagtttactactttatttctttttctttgaaaaaatgCTTGGAATGTATAAGGTTGAAAAATGTATTGTACATCGTATGTTATTATGCTTATACCTATAAATGTTCAGCTCCTTATATTGAAAGTTCTCTTAACAATGTGATAGTAAGAGAACGTGTTTATGTGAGTCCATTGTTGATTAAGTGCATGTCTATGAAAAAGCTTATGTTTTAGAGAAAACATTCCatatgaaattataatttacacTTAGAAGGAAAAATTGTCTGAGTGTCATATGTGGATAAGAAGCTTCACATATGATGAAAATATGGGTATTAACCAACATATATGTGAATGAACCATATATCCAATGTGCTAGGTTTTGAGTGAAGATACGATTACTCTTAATTAGTTTTAGATTTTCTTGATCCAACACGTTACAAAGTTTAGTTTGATTTGATTAGTGTTAGATAACTATTGACTTTTGAAGCTCTTTGTTAGTTTATTAGTTTCATCTATTAGATTAGTGGTTTCAGTTAGATTTTTGTTAGTTTGTTAGGGTTTGAACACAACCTTTAAAATCTAGAAGGAGATGAAAAATAGGTATCATCAAAGAGATATGTTTCACATTGCAAATCTTCATAAAGAAATCTATGTCCTTCAACACAATGACGGGAACAACACAATGAAGGAgtgctatttttttatttgtgagaTTGTGGTAGTTATTAGAAGTTGTATTTTATGAAACAAAATATAGGCCTTGTGTGTTGTGTGATCGTGTATTCTTGTCTTTTTCATGTATACTTGAGCTGAAGATTGGAATTGCAGTTTGGCAACACGATTTGTTGAACTAGGATTGCAAATTGCAATGTTGACGACAAAATAGCAAAGACAGACAAGAATTAAAACAGTTTCATGTCTCAAGAAGAGTGTAATCTTTTTTTCGTGTGTCCAATCTTTCAGGTAACTTGTTCCTATCTATTTGGTCCATATACATAACATAGGTCTTTTAAAAGGCTAATGAAATAACTAGTAGTATAGTACCAATCTGGACCCAAATTTTATTTCGACTAGTTTTAGTTAGGACCATACACGAGCTCCCTAGACAAAATATAatcgttttatttatttatttatttattattattattattaatcaacCTTGGCTACAGAGTTTTGATTAGCATTATTATCACTCAGCATTCATAATTTCTTAAACTCATGCTATATAGAAACCTGGATTTTGGGTATGAGTTGAAGTTATTGATTTCCATCCAACTTAAAAGTTGGTCCGTATCGACTAATagatttaaaagttaaaacgaTCATTTCATTTTCTTCGAGCAATTATACCAAGAaagaaatttctttttttggtttttaggttctttAACCACTCCACATAGCATTAAGTGAAGCAATAAGTGTTTtgagaactaaaattaaaattctaaggAAAGTATAAGAGAAGATAAAAAAGTAGATGagttaaaagagtaaaaaaaaagtagatgagttaaaatagtaaaaaaaagtagataaattaaaagaataaaaataaattttaattgattgaaGTGTGTTTAAAACGATATTTACAAGTGatatttataaactatagtATCAGAGCTTAATTAAGTTCTATCGGTATGAATGTGACCAATTAAGAATTGCTCTTCAAATGTTTGTTACTTGATTTAAACTTGTGTGGTCGGGAGTGACATCATGGTTCTATCAATGTTTGTCTAGCATTCTCACATTTTGCAAACTATTTCTAGTGTGTGTGTGCGCTTCTCTCTCTTGATAATGCTTCataaaaatttgtgtttatcttaactttttctccaataatttttaatgaattttagaTAGAAAATGGATATAAAGTCAAATTGTCCATTTGTTATGAGtttgtattcttttttatataaatacaactaaataaattattcttaagTTAAGAAAGATTCTGATATGTATactaatttcaattatttttattctcttgACTCactctaaatttaattatagaTCGTTTCTAGACAACAACTtagaacattttttttataaataaatataaacacttTTAACTTATATACCAAAGATAATTATTGTATTTCATGGGGctcatgttaaaaaataatgtatgtaTGAGCCATTGAGTCTCAAATAGATTAAAACACTTGGACTTGCATCTTACTCCCAATCAAGCacttgatatatatttttggacttGCTATCGAACGTTGGTTTTGAATCTtgaattttcattaattaatttatgttataaatatcttgatatatatttttggataatTGCATTTACTCTATTAGATTTTTAGATCAAATTTGTGTAACTCTCAACAAATCCTCTCCCGATGAAGACTTGACATCTTTTAAGGTGAGAGATATGTGATGTGAGGCTCCCAGCATATCTCATTTGATATAGACCTCTCAACCTCTTTAGAATTTAAGTTAGACTTAACCATAGATCATTCAATGTGCGGcttattatcatattttcaaACCATATATCATTCAATATGCGAATTCTGATCAATCTCATTGCTCAACCAAATACACGCTTAGATACTTTATGTCCTGTAACACGTGAATTACTGAAATAGTGAAATCAAAGCAAAACTTGTCTAGAACTAGCTAAAACCTCTTCCTCTTAAATAGGCTACCAGAAACAAAACTGGTAGGGAGGTTCTACCAGAAACATAATGGTAAACCACATACATGATTATATGTACCATAAGATGTTCTTTAGAATACTcttctgaaaagaaaaaaaaatacacaatatttgaaaataacttgtTGTCTTCATTCAAACATAAGTTACTTCAACACCCTAGTAGTATTCCATCTCTAGCAGAAAGCAATGATGCAGTAGTATGCATTTCTGTTGTTGAATTAAAGGGGTGATCATCTTCTCTTTGAAAGGCTCCAAGCCTAGAATCCTCTTCTCCATAATCCAAAAGTGGCTTTGACTCTCCATTCAAGTTCCAATCCTCCTTACTAGGTTCCATGTTTTCTTTAGAACTTGATTCAGATTTCTGAATCAGTTGTTGAGTATTGTTGCCAATATCATCATGGTATATCATAGTTTTCTTACTATCCAATGACTTAAAATATTCTACTGTGTCCACATCCTTGTTTGAGTCTGAGTTACATCTACCAATTGTGGTTGGCAATGATTTCTCACGTAGAATGACTTGTGATGGAGTTGATCTTTGATTGAAACTTCCAAAACCTTGAATACCTCTTGATAACCTTCTACATATGTTTCTCTCTTCCTTAAGAAGAGTTCCTTCTTCCAACAGTTTCGTTACTCTTTCTGATTTCTTTCTCACAGTTAGGCCCCAATTGAACCTGCAAATTCTCATAATATTTCATTATCTTGAAGCACAAGTATCAAGAGGAAGAATAGACTAAAGAGTTATTTTGGTCTCAAAATTTGTGAAGCCTTATCACTATAGTTCTTCAATGTATCGAAATTACAAATAGTCTCTCTTTTATTAGTAATTCGATGACCAAATTGACTAATGAAAGACATATTCCAaaacaaaactaattaaaaaaagacaCATTCAAAACTAAAATGACTCACAAAAGACACATTTATGGATGTTTTTGtagttttgatatatttaagaTCCAAATAACTTATTAACAGGAAATATATCAATGATCAATGTTTAGTTAAAaattgcagcaacaaaaaaaactacataCCCGTTATCATCAATATACTGGAAACTTTTCAGCTGGTTGATAACATCTTTGTCACTCTGAAATTCCTCTGCTACACTTTCAGGTCCATGAGTCAACAAATGCTCAAGCACAATCAAGGAATTGTAGGAGGACCTCCAATTCTTTTTGTCAAATTTAGCCAATCTGTTTTAGAATTGTACAAATTGTTTATCCATCATGATTGATTTTATCAATCTGAGCTTTTGACATAAAAGTTTTTTATGTTGAGACTGCATCAGTCACATTTGACTGTGATTCTCCACAATACTAATTGTGAAGGTGACAAGtatactaattaaaaataaagtaggGGTCCTATATATATACCTTTTATGTAGAATCTCTATAATCCTCCAataatcatctaactcaaaagcAGCCTTTGAAATTGATCTAAGGGTTAGGGTATTAGGGGCCCATGGATTTCCATTAGTTGCCTCTTCTATCATCCTACAAAGTACAAAggaaaaaagtatatatattagaaattagaaattgtaataaatcaaaatcaaaatataaagttGATATCATAAATAAAAGTGGCAAGCTTACAGTTCTGCAGGGGTGACATCTGTGAGAGCTAATCTAGCAGTCTTGAATTTCTCTTTGAGGAAGAAAGAAGCTTGTTTTTTGAATTCATGGAACGAAGGGGTGCCCATGTTTTTTGCTATTGTTATTTTTGTTCAAACAGTGTTGCTATTTCCTTTCTTTAGGActgaaaaaaagagaaagaagaataCAAAATGGATTTAGGTTTGGTTGAATTAGTAAAATAAGGTGATGTCATAAGTTTCAACTAATCCATGATCTGATCAAGATTTAAGACAGTAGTTATCAAATGAAACGACCCTGTGGCACGATGGTGAATAATTAATAATGACATATGTGTAGCTTGGACTTTTGGTATggagaatttaatttaatttaatttaatttaattcattatGATGTTTTGTTAAATGTCTTTTTAGCTTTTCTTATTATGTATTTTCCTAGTTTCCTAGTGTTTGAACTTGTAAAACACGTATGTGAAGGCGTCACTAGGGACAGGGGGTGGTTCGgttttgaatttgataattactGCTCTAATATCAAAGTCATATGTATGATGTGAGCTAAACAAGAAACTAGAAGCTTATGCATGGACCACCAATACCATATTCATGCTTAAGCCCATGATCAAATAACCCATACGTTCCATATTCATGCTTAAGCTCATGATCAAAGAACCCATACGTTTGTAATatgtactttttttaattaaatgcatAACTTAATATCCTTTTGATAGAGGCAATGCTTTTGGAGCCATTATAACAAATAGAACATCAAAATAAGAGTTAGTTAGTACTAATAGAGATTAGTTAGATTTTCCTATTATTACGAGGTATGTTagtttgttattaattttgtatatttttttcttttttaagagATCCATCTCCTCTAAAATTATAGAGATTCTTAACTCTTGATCAATCAATAGATGACGAATATTCAATTTTGTGTCTGTGTGATTCTTAATTCAATATGGTGTCAGATTAACTCTAAGAGTCATCTTCTCATTTCTTCCGTTTGTTATTATTCTTAAGCATTATCTTCTCATTTCTTATGTTTTCTCTATATGTCCAACATGGAAGAACCTTATTATGATTTTGCAACCAATCCTTTTAATCCTTACTACTTTCATCCTAATAAAAACCCCTCACTGATTCATGTTACTCCTTCATTGgataacaataatttttcttcGTGGTCCTGTGCGATGAAGGTTGCCTTAATCTTAAAGaacaaattgaaatttattgaCGGAACTTTTTCCAAACCTACGTCCAACCATTTTATTCATGATCAATGAATCCGGTGCAACAACATGGTGTTATCTTGACTTCAACGaccaatttttgatttttttttccattaacTATCCAATAAggaccttttattttatttttctaaggTTTCTATAAGGTGAAGGTGTCTCTTAGATCATATACGTTGGACTATGGTATGAGTTGCACGTTACACTAAATAAGAAAGTTCAATGTGGTTTTCTTTTCATTTCGTAAATTGGTTTTTTGGGTTGGACTCTTTTCAAtgactatttttaaaaagaaaaataatatttctttagTTTTCATAGATTTAAGTCATGacaaatcaatatttaaaaatcgtTCAAATACTAACAACGATTGCTATCACTCGTAAATAGAAAGCTCGTGATTTTAAACATAACTAGCtatcaattataattaatttagttttgtattattttagtttaacaAAGTCTTAGACCTCCACTTTATTAGGAGGCTTGTTTAGGCAGTTAAACTGAATTTTCTTTGTGTTTTCTTTCTTATTTGGTTGAttctcaatatatataaaatgagaaaaactAAATTAGAAGGAGATAATTTTTCTAATCAATAAATGAGGTATTTCATAAATATGAGTATTTATTATGAATTTCACTAATATGGTATCAAGAGAAAAACACGTGCGTTCTTGTTCATCTATTTCATTATGTGTTTCTCTctgatttcttcttcttcctcagtGGTGCCCTTATTTTTTGTAATCGCGATGGAGGAATCAGACCCAaaaacttcttcttcttcatcttctgacTATCA
It includes:
- the LOC101500134 gene encoding uncharacterized protein, which codes for MGTPSFHEFKKQASFFLKEKFKTARLALTDVTPAELMIEEATNGNPWAPNTLTLRSISKAAFELDDYWRIIEILHKRLAKFDKKNWRSSYNSLIVLEHLLTHGPESVAEEFQSDKDVINQLKSFQYIDDNGFNWGLTVRKKSERVTKLLEEGTLLKEERNICRRLSRGIQGFGSFNQRSTPSQVILREKSLPTTIGRCNSDSNKDVDTVEYFKSLDSKKTMIYHDDIGNNTQQLIQKSESSSKENMEPSKEDWNLNGESKPLLDYGEEDSRLGAFQREDDHPFNSTTEMHTTASLLSARDGILLGC